The nucleotide sequence CCACGGCCTGTCGATGAACCCGGCCGGCACCAAGCTCTGCGTCGCCGGAACCATGGACGACTACGCCACGGTCGTCGACCGCGCGTCCCTGCAGCAGGGGACACTGGTGCCCGCGGTGAAGCCGTACTGGGCGACGGTGAGCGGCGACGGCAAGGCCTGCGTGATTTCGGAGGCCGGCGCCGACCAGGTCACCGCCATCGACTTCGCGACCGGGCAGAAGCTCGTTTCGGTGCCGGTGGGCGACCACCCGCAGCGGGTCCGCATCGGCCACGTGCCCGACGGCTGGACGGGACCCACGGGTTCCTGAACCTCAGGAGACGGCGAAGGCCGCGGTCAGCCAGCCGCGGACTTCGTCGTCCACATCGGACACCGCACGCAGGCTGAGCTTGTGCCCGACCCGCGGCCCGCTCGCCCAGCTCGCCGGGGCGATGCGGGCCGTTTCGACGGGACTCGGCAGCCACAGGTACACCAGCACGTCCCGCGAGCGCGGCCGCAGCTCGGCCAGCTTCCGGTCCCGCTTCAGGAACACCCCGACCTTGACGGCGTCCTCGTGGACGTCGCCGAGGGTGCGCAGGTGCTCGAGCACCGCGTCGTAGACCGAACGCTGCCACGG is from Amycolatopsis mediterranei and encodes:
- a CDS encoding DUF5655 domain-containing protein is translated as MPTRWTCPRCDREFARAGQGHTCVPGCTVEETFAGKAPWQRSVYDAVLEHLRTLGDVHEDAVKVGVFLKRDRKLAELRPRSRDVLVYLWLPSPVETARIAPASWASGPRVGHKLSLRAVSDVDDEVRGWLTAAFAVS